One region of Flavobacterium pisciphilum genomic DNA includes:
- a CDS encoding DUF5074 domain-containing protein: MKQIYFLRILLLFTFLTNAQIKVQGVIRYDLKQNPTAKTVNNKSVATTTDFDAIKYWVGTGANKAALVIQWNDGKNSDALVWGYRWDGTATGVDMVKAIAKADHRFYALQYYSGPDLGTAIGGLGFDLNGTNTIGLYKDGNVIYPHYPENGIVNTSGYDFDSYTAIDAADHWQSGWASNGYWSYWVKNPADTDFDYSSLGATSRVLENGSWDAWTYNPSFEQFPIASTLTPVTPYVSATDFTKGYFMVNEDWFGHTNGSVNFINANGDINYRVYSTANNNETFGITTQHGTIYGDKFYFVSKQAGDSGILVVANAKTMQKIATFNTIGGDGRSFLGVNENKGYIGASNGIYLFDIANMQVGNGISGTTGAGQIGSMIRTSQYVFATTQNKGILIIDPTTNTVIKTITGGFQSVVQAKDGSVWAIQNQKLINIDATTFATTEYAIPTTKYFTSWGAWNAGSFTYSNQQNALYWINSISSFTSGSQIVRFDVASKTFNENFGAIPGQTTPYRQIPYGSALRIDPISDELILNTTESGFSSHFQKNWIHTYASTGTLTNTKILNDYYWFPSVTVFPDNSAPVVSTTLPSQVSIKSATIIDLKTVVSDTDNLSAAIVKSIKSNNNPALISAVINTKDELVLTPQHLEGEATVVISFNSNGKVVEKSIAVTVTNTLGTDTFERIEFTIYPNPVSDVLTIKTQDEVLNVIIYDISGKLINTRINNNQIDVSALTKGFYIINVVTDRASYQQKFIKK; encoded by the coding sequence ATGAAACAAATTTACTTTTTAAGAATACTGTTGCTTTTTACATTTCTTACCAATGCACAAATAAAAGTGCAGGGCGTAATTAGATATGATCTAAAGCAAAATCCAACCGCCAAAACTGTAAACAATAAAAGTGTAGCCACTACTACAGATTTTGACGCTATTAAGTATTGGGTGGGCACAGGAGCCAATAAAGCGGCGTTGGTTATACAATGGAATGATGGTAAAAACTCGGATGCTTTGGTATGGGGTTACCGATGGGATGGTACTGCAACTGGTGTAGATATGGTAAAAGCAATTGCAAAAGCAGATCATCGTTTTTATGCACTACAATATTATTCTGGACCAGATCTTGGAACTGCTATTGGAGGATTGGGTTTTGACCTAAACGGCACAAATACAATCGGACTTTACAAAGACGGAAACGTAATCTACCCACACTATCCTGAAAATGGTATTGTAAATACATCAGGGTATGATTTTGACAGTTACACAGCTATAGATGCTGCAGATCACTGGCAATCAGGATGGGCTAGCAATGGATATTGGTCTTATTGGGTAAAAAACCCTGCAGATACAGATTTTGATTATTCTTCTTTGGGAGCTACCAGTCGTGTTTTAGAAAATGGTTCTTGGGATGCTTGGACTTATAATCCTTCTTTTGAACAATTTCCTATTGCATCAACACTTACTCCAGTAACTCCTTATGTTAGCGCAACTGATTTTACCAAAGGATACTTTATGGTAAATGAAGATTGGTTTGGTCATACCAATGGATCTGTAAATTTTATCAATGCTAATGGAGATATCAACTATCGTGTGTATAGCACTGCCAATAATAACGAAACTTTTGGAATAACTACACAGCACGGAACGATATATGGTGATAAATTTTATTTTGTTTCGAAACAAGCTGGAGATAGTGGAATATTGGTTGTTGCCAATGCTAAAACAATGCAAAAAATTGCAACATTTAATACTATCGGTGGAGACGGACGCTCTTTTTTAGGAGTGAATGAAAACAAAGGATATATAGGAGCTTCAAACGGAATTTATCTATTTGATATTGCTAACATGCAGGTAGGAAATGGTATTTCGGGAACAACAGGCGCTGGACAAATAGGAAGCATGATTCGTACCTCACAATATGTATTTGCCACTACACAAAATAAAGGAATTTTGATAATTGATCCAACCACAAATACTGTAATTAAGACTATTACAGGTGGATTTCAGTCGGTTGTTCAAGCTAAAGACGGAAGCGTTTGGGCTATTCAAAATCAAAAATTAATCAATATTGATGCAACAACTTTTGCAACTACAGAATATGCCATTCCAACTACTAAATATTTTACTTCTTGGGGAGCATGGAATGCAGGAAGTTTTACCTATAGCAACCAACAAAATGCTTTATACTGGATTAACTCTATTAGTTCTTTTACTTCAGGCTCACAGATTGTACGATTTGATGTTGCCTCTAAAACATTTAATGAAAATTTTGGGGCAATTCCGGGGCAAACAACTCCTTACAGACAGATTCCTTATGGTTCGGCATTGCGTATCGATCCGATTTCGGATGAATTAATTTTAAATACTACAGAAAGTGGTTTCTCGTCACATTTTCAGAAAAACTGGATTCATACTTATGCTAGCACTGGAACTTTGACAAATACAAAAATCTTAAATGACTATTACTGGTTTCCATCAGTAACCGTATTCCCAGACAATAGCGCTCCAGTTGTGAGTACTACGCTACCCTCTCAAGTGTCAATAAAAAGTGCAACAATAATAGATTTGAAAACTGTTGTTTCTGATACTGATAACTTGTCTGCTGCTATTGTAAAATCGATTAAATCAAATAATAATCCAGCACTAATATCTGCTGTTATTAATACTAAAGACGAGTTGGTTTTAACACCTCAACACTTAGAAGGAGAAGCAACTGTTGTAATTAGCTTTAATTCTAATGGAAAAGTAGTAGAAAAATCAATTGCGGTCACTGTCACAAATACTTTAGGAACTGATACGTTTGAGAGAATAGAATTTACGATCTATCCTAATCCTGTTTCTGATGTTCTAACCATCAAAACTCAAGATGAAGTATTAAATGTGATTATTTATGATATTTCAGGAAAACTAATCAATACTAGAATTAATAATAACCAAATTGATGTGAGTGCCTTAACAAAAGGATTTTATATCATCAATGTGGTTACTGATAGAGCCAGTTACCAGCAGAAATTCATTAAGAAATAA
- a CDS encoding cell surface protein, with protein MEKNPSKILKTALLSILLLGFIACESDKEESLENENPSEVLVGSYTINRFNVLNIDPKLSSNSQLTWSIKDSIISQSAQLDFISPYLKNYPLTLKVVTNGVVKTYTSTINVTKESKSYSKYIANVFDFRPAVGQFTNEIPIYSPGNTATNLITAAKNALVGSKATMISLGGFGGYVVFGFDHTIPNMNGRDFKILGNAFWGNAANESRSGSCEPGIILVAYDKNKNGKPDEDEWYEIAGSEYFKNTTIKNYTITYFKPDANKAPVAGNEFWQTDIEYIKWQDNLGNSGYKTQSTFHSQSYYPLWIAEASYNLTGTKIENNFYDQSGTGNYWVGKSFDFGYADNAPNNDEGSNIDISWAVDKDGKYVKLPGIDFVKVYTGINQEAGWLGEVSTEVSGAYDLYLN; from the coding sequence ATGGAAAAAAATCCTTCTAAAATTTTAAAAACTGCCTTACTATCAATTCTCTTGCTCGGCTTTATTGCTTGTGAATCTGATAAAGAAGAAAGTCTGGAAAATGAAAATCCTTCTGAAGTACTCGTAGGATCATACACTATCAACCGTTTCAACGTTCTGAATATTGATCCAAAACTATCTAGTAATTCTCAGCTTACATGGAGTATTAAGGATTCTATAATCTCACAAAGCGCACAGCTCGATTTTATTAGTCCGTATTTAAAAAACTATCCGTTAACTTTAAAGGTAGTAACCAATGGAGTTGTAAAAACATACACCTCAACTATCAATGTAACCAAAGAATCAAAAAGTTACAGCAAATACATCGCTAATGTATTTGACTTCCGCCCTGCTGTGGGTCAATTCACTAATGAAATTCCGATTTATTCACCTGGAAATACAGCAACCAATCTTATCACTGCAGCAAAAAATGCACTTGTTGGGTCAAAAGCAACCATGATTTCTCTAGGTGGTTTTGGAGGTTACGTCGTATTTGGTTTTGATCATACCATTCCGAATATGAATGGAAGAGATTTTAAGATTTTAGGGAATGCTTTTTGGGGAAACGCAGCCAATGAGTCGCGCTCTGGATCTTGTGAACCGGGGATTATTCTAGTAGCTTATGACAAAAATAAAAACGGAAAACCTGATGAAGACGAATGGTACGAAATCGCAGGAAGTGAATATTTTAAAAATACTACAATCAAGAATTACACGATTACTTATTTTAAACCTGATGCCAACAAAGCGCCTGTTGCAGGAAATGAATTTTGGCAAACTGATATAGAATATATTAAATGGCAAGACAACCTTGGAAATTCAGGTTATAAAACACAAAGCACGTTTCATAGTCAAAGTTATTATCCGCTTTGGATTGCTGAGGCTTCATACAACTTAACAGGAACAAAAATCGAAAACAATTTTTACGATCAGAGCGGAACTGGAAACTATTGGGTAGGTAAATCGTTTGATTTTGGATATGCTGATAATGCTCCAAATAATGATGAAGGATCTAATATTGATATTTCATGGGCAGTAGACAAAGACGGAAAATATGTAAAACTTCCCGGAATCGATTTTGTTAAAGTATATACAGGAATCAATCAGGAAGCTGGCTGGTTAGGAGAAGTCTCTACAGAAGTTTCTGGTGCCTATGACTTGTATCTAAATTAA
- a CDS encoding CusA/CzcA family heavy metal efflux RND transporter: MLNKIIQFSVKNKLVIGVFTLLWIIYGVYEVSRLPIDAVPDITNNQVQIITTAPSLGAEDVERLITFPIEQAISNIPQLKESRSISRFGLSLVTIVFDDNTDVYWARQQVAERLQKVEIDENASTPEMAPATTGLGEIYQYVVKPQPGYEAKYSLEDLRTIQDWTIRRQLLGTPGIADVATFGGKLKQYEIAVNPARLKAQSLTIKEVFTALSSNNENTGGAYIEKGPTVLYIRSVGLTKNISDIQNIIVKNTQAGTPILIKDIADVKMSSAIRYGALTTDDLGESVGGIVMMLKGENANNVIVNVKKRVAEIEKILPEGLKIEPFLDRTKMVDNAIGTVQKNLIEGALIVVLVLVLFLGNLRAGFIVASVIPLAMLFAIIMMNTFGVSGNLMSLGALDFGLIVDGAVIIVEAILHHLHSTKKYKGIDNISQEDMDKEVTGSAGRMMNAAVFGQIIILIVYLPILSLEGIEGKMFKPMAQTVAFAILGAFILSLTYVPMVSSLFISKKMNHKPNLSDRIMARLEFYYEKWLNKALRIRKGIVISAFVLFGIAMLVFSRMGGEFIPQLEEGDFAVETRLLLGTNLSTTTETIQKISAALKSSYPEVEKVVSRIGSAEIPTDPMPIEGGDMIIVLKDKSEWTSASSFPELADKMTKTVKQVAPGVTTGFQFPVQMRFNELMTGAKQDVVCKIYGEDLEKLAEYAEKLGAIAKTVDGATDLYVEKVTGMPQIVIDYDWAEMAKYGIYVSDINKTVNAAFAGAVAGSIYEGEKRFDMVVRVEDSGRKDISDVRNLLIATPTGTQIPLYQVASVKEIEGPNQIQREDAKRRIIVGFNVRGRDVESIVEELQKKVDTQIKFDPGYYITYGGTFENLQEAKSRLGVAVPAALLMILALLYFAFRSLKEGIIIFTAIPLSAIGGVFGLALRDMPFSISAGVGFIALFGVAVLNGIVLISEFNRIQKLGEITDAVQIIITGTKNRLRPVLMTAAVASLGFLPMALSNGAGAEVQRPLATVVIGGLITATLLTLFVLPSIYLMTYHTKVFKKKMKKNKIDKLALLLVGLFITTTVQAQQLPTSLDQSLSIAIQNNKRVKSAQLNEKSKEQLQKSAYDIPKIALDADYGQFNSRLNDTRFGVSQTFAFPTVYSNQKKNLTENYNVAKAESLLTTQQIKSNVRNLFYSYIWLNSKKELLIYADSIYRLMEQKSDLRYRVGETNVLEKSASQSARQFYTNQLAMVNRDIDITIRSFNAVLQDSITHIPVSENVKNDFAIALNDKSSIAELPQIKLSNHIAEAAKWKWKTEQAKMLPDITLGYNNLSIIGTQTNNAGQDVYYDSNNRFSYVNLGVSIPLFYSSQSARNKAAKIEYENYQTIAEATKIEIKTEITNALSEAEKYKESLHYYERDGLKNASIIIDAANSQLENGDIDYLQWVLVVNQAITIKNEYLDMVNNYNKAIINLQTLNNL, translated from the coding sequence ATGCTTAATAAGATAATACAATTTTCAGTTAAGAATAAACTGGTAATTGGCGTCTTTACATTGCTATGGATTATCTATGGTGTGTATGAAGTGAGTCGTTTACCTATTGATGCCGTTCCAGACATCACAAACAATCAAGTACAAATTATTACAACCGCTCCATCCTTGGGGGCAGAAGACGTAGAGCGTCTTATAACTTTTCCGATAGAGCAGGCAATAAGTAATATTCCGCAGCTGAAAGAAAGCCGTAGTATTTCTCGCTTCGGACTTTCGTTAGTTACTATCGTTTTTGATGACAATACCGATGTGTATTGGGCACGTCAGCAAGTTGCTGAGCGTTTGCAAAAAGTCGAGATAGATGAAAATGCCAGCACACCCGAAATGGCACCAGCTACAACTGGATTGGGCGAAATATATCAGTATGTTGTAAAACCACAACCGGGTTATGAAGCCAAATATTCTCTCGAAGATTTAAGAACCATTCAAGATTGGACTATTAGAAGGCAGTTATTAGGAACTCCCGGAATTGCCGATGTAGCTACTTTTGGTGGGAAATTAAAACAATATGAAATTGCAGTAAATCCAGCACGATTAAAGGCTCAAAGCCTTACTATAAAAGAAGTGTTTACAGCATTGAGTAGTAATAACGAAAATACAGGTGGGGCTTATATTGAGAAAGGTCCCACAGTGCTTTATATTCGAAGCGTAGGTCTTACTAAGAATATAAGTGATATTCAGAATATTATTGTAAAAAATACCCAAGCAGGAACCCCAATTCTTATAAAAGATATTGCCGATGTAAAAATGTCTTCGGCGATACGATATGGTGCTTTAACCACAGATGATCTTGGAGAGTCTGTAGGTGGAATTGTGATGATGCTTAAGGGGGAAAATGCCAATAATGTTATTGTAAATGTAAAGAAACGTGTTGCCGAAATAGAGAAAATTTTGCCAGAGGGTTTAAAAATAGAACCTTTTTTAGACCGTACTAAAATGGTTGATAATGCTATTGGTACAGTTCAAAAAAACCTTATCGAAGGAGCTTTGATAGTTGTTTTGGTACTGGTATTATTTTTAGGAAATTTAAGAGCAGGGTTTATAGTAGCATCAGTTATTCCTTTGGCGATGCTGTTTGCAATTATCATGATGAACACCTTTGGAGTAAGTGGTAATCTAATGAGCCTTGGTGCACTTGATTTTGGTTTGATAGTAGATGGAGCTGTAATTATAGTCGAAGCCATATTGCATCATTTGCACAGTACTAAAAAGTATAAAGGCATAGATAATATCTCGCAAGAAGATATGGACAAGGAAGTTACAGGATCAGCAGGGCGCATGATGAATGCTGCTGTATTTGGACAAATAATTATCCTTATCGTATACCTTCCTATACTGTCATTGGAAGGAATAGAAGGTAAAATGTTTAAGCCAATGGCACAAACCGTAGCCTTTGCTATTTTGGGTGCTTTTATACTCTCACTTACTTATGTGCCAATGGTTAGTTCGTTGTTTATAAGTAAGAAAATGAACCACAAGCCAAATCTTTCAGACCGTATTATGGCAAGGCTAGAGTTTTATTATGAAAAGTGGCTGAATAAGGCTTTACGCATAAGAAAAGGGATAGTGATTTCGGCATTTGTTTTATTCGGAATTGCAATGCTTGTGTTTTCAAGAATGGGAGGAGAGTTCATTCCGCAATTAGAAGAAGGAGATTTTGCTGTAGAAACCCGATTGTTGTTAGGTACAAACCTATCAACAACTACAGAAACAATCCAAAAAATATCAGCAGCGCTTAAAAGCAGTTATCCAGAAGTAGAAAAGGTAGTTTCAAGAATTGGAAGTGCTGAGATTCCTACTGATCCAATGCCTATAGAAGGAGGGGATATGATTATTGTTTTAAAAGATAAATCAGAATGGACTAGTGCTTCTTCATTTCCAGAGTTGGCAGATAAAATGACCAAAACAGTCAAGCAAGTTGCTCCCGGAGTTACTACAGGTTTTCAGTTTCCGGTTCAAATGCGTTTTAACGAATTAATGACTGGTGCAAAACAAGATGTTGTATGTAAAATATATGGTGAAGATCTTGAAAAGCTTGCTGAATATGCTGAGAAATTAGGAGCAATTGCCAAAACAGTAGATGGAGCTACAGATCTTTATGTAGAGAAAGTTACAGGAATGCCACAAATAGTTATTGACTACGACTGGGCAGAAATGGCTAAATACGGCATCTATGTTTCCGATATAAACAAAACTGTAAACGCGGCATTTGCTGGAGCGGTAGCAGGAAGCATTTATGAAGGTGAGAAACGTTTTGATATGGTCGTTAGAGTAGAGGATAGCGGTCGAAAAGACATTTCGGATGTGCGAAACTTATTAATCGCAACCCCAACAGGAACGCAAATTCCATTGTATCAAGTAGCATCGGTAAAAGAAATAGAAGGTCCCAACCAGATACAACGTGAAGATGCGAAAAGAAGGATAATTGTAGGTTTCAATGTTAGAGGTCGAGATGTGGAATCTATAGTTGAAGAATTGCAGAAAAAGGTAGATACCCAAATAAAATTTGATCCGGGGTATTATATCACCTATGGAGGAACATTCGAAAACTTGCAAGAAGCAAAATCACGTCTTGGTGTTGCCGTTCCAGCAGCATTATTAATGATTTTAGCCTTGTTGTACTTCGCATTTAGATCTTTAAAAGAAGGGATTATCATTTTTACAGCAATTCCTTTATCGGCTATCGGAGGAGTATTCGGACTAGCCTTGCGTGATATGCCATTTAGTATCTCGGCAGGAGTTGGGTTCATTGCCCTTTTTGGAGTAGCGGTTCTAAACGGAATTGTTTTAATCTCTGAGTTCAATCGAATACAGAAGCTAGGCGAAATCACCGATGCTGTACAAATTATCATTACAGGAACAAAAAACAGATTGCGTCCCGTATTGATGACTGCTGCTGTAGCTTCGTTAGGTTTCCTACCAATGGCTTTAAGTAATGGCGCAGGAGCAGAGGTACAACGTCCGCTGGCAACAGTAGTAATTGGAGGGCTTATAACCGCAACATTGCTTACGTTGTTTGTACTTCCGTCTATTTATTTAATGACGTATCATACCAAAGTATTTAAGAAAAAAATGAAAAAAAATAAAATTGATAAATTGGCATTACTGCTTGTTGGTTTATTTATTACAACCACTGTTCAGGCACAGCAGTTGCCTACCTCACTAGATCAATCTCTGTCTATAGCTATTCAGAATAATAAAAGAGTAAAATCGGCTCAGTTGAATGAAAAATCAAAAGAGCAACTGCAAAAATCGGCTTATGATATTCCTAAAATTGCACTAGATGCAGATTATGGTCAGTTTAATAGCCGACTGAACGACACTCGTTTTGGTGTTAGTCAAACTTTTGCTTTTCCTACGGTGTATAGCAATCAGAAGAAAAATCTAACAGAGAACTACAATGTTGCTAAGGCAGAATCGCTGTTAACGACACAGCAAATTAAATCAAATGTTCGAAATCTTTTTTATTCTTATATCTGGCTAAACAGCAAAAAAGAATTATTGATATATGCAGATTCTATTTATAGATTAATGGAGCAAAAGTCGGATTTGCGCTATAGAGTTGGAGAAACAAATGTGCTTGAAAAAAGTGCCTCACAATCTGCCAGACAATTCTATACCAATCAGCTGGCAATGGTAAACAGAGATATCGATATAACCATTCGATCATTTAATGCAGTGCTTCAGGATAGTATAACTCATATTCCAGTATCAGAAAACGTTAAGAATGATTTTGCGATTGCGTTAAATGATAAATCGAGTATTGCAGAATTACCACAGATTAAGCTTTCGAATCATATTGCGGAGGCTGCAAAGTGGAAGTGGAAAACCGAACAAGCAAAGATGTTACCCGATATTACATTGGGGTATAATAATTTAAGTATTATTGGTACACAAACGAATAATGCAGGACAGGATGTTTATTATGATAGTAATAATAGGTTTAGCTATGTTAATCTAGGAGTGTCTATTCCGTTGTTTTACTCGAGTCAATCAGCACGTAATAAAGCAGCCAAAATAGAATATGAAAATTATCAAACAATTGCAGAAGCAACAAAAATTGAAATTAAAACGGAGATTACAAATGCTTTAAGCGAGGCCGAAAAGTACAAAGAGAGTCTTCATTATTATGAACGTGATGGGCTTAAAAATGCATCGATTATTATTGATGCAGCCAACAGTCAATTAGAAAATGGAGATATTGATTACCTCCAATGGGTATTGGTAGTAAACCAAGCAATAACCATAAAAAATGAATATCTCGATATGGTTAATAATTATAATAAAGCAATAATTAACCTTCAAACCCTTAATAATCTATAG